In Campylobacter mucosalis, a single window of DNA contains:
- a CDS encoding D-alanine--D-alanine ligase: MENFGVIFGARSFEHEISIVSAIVLKNVLKRELTFVFCDKNREFYLIENKNMRANFFSSGEYKKCKKLILQNGGFYTHSLFGVKKLDVDVYVNLIHGMDGEDGKIAALLDFFEISYIGPRLEASVMSFNKILTKLLAKKADVKTLEYESIKRESHIKTPFPIIIKPARLGSSIGISVVKDENELEYALDVAFEFDDELIVEPFIAGVKEYNLAGCYVDGGFEFSMIEEPAKKDFLSYEQKYLSFSNETKVKKAEISIELERKLKEAFVKIYNCGFEGALIRCDFFVIDEEVYINEINPNPGSLANYLFNDFTAVMDSLANSLPREKKINIDYKFINSITHSKGGKI, from the coding sequence ATGGAAAATTTTGGTGTGATTTTTGGTGCAAGAAGCTTTGAACACGAGATAAGCATAGTCAGTGCTATTGTTTTAAAAAATGTGTTAAAACGAGAGCTAACCTTCGTTTTTTGTGATAAAAATCGTGAGTTTTATCTTATCGAGAATAAAAATATGAGAGCAAATTTTTTTAGCTCTGGCGAATACAAAAAGTGCAAAAAACTTATCTTACAAAATGGTGGCTTTTACACCCACTCTCTTTTTGGGGTAAAAAAACTAGATGTTGATGTCTATGTGAATTTAATACACGGAATGGACGGAGAGGATGGCAAGATAGCTGCTTTGCTTGACTTTTTTGAAATTTCATACATAGGTCCTAGACTAGAGGCTAGTGTGATGAGTTTTAATAAAATTCTTACAAAGCTACTAGCTAAAAAAGCCGATGTAAAAACGCTAGAATATGAGAGTATAAAGCGTGAAAGTCACATAAAAACGCCATTTCCTATCATTATAAAACCAGCAAGGCTTGGCAGTAGTATTGGTATAAGTGTTGTAAAAGATGAAAACGAGCTAGAATACGCACTTGACGTTGCGTTTGAGTTTGATGATGAGCTTATTGTTGAGCCATTTATCGCTGGAGTTAAGGAGTATAACCTGGCTGGTTGCTATGTAGACGGTGGTTTTGAGTTTTCTATGATAGAAGAACCAGCTAAGAAGGATTTTTTAAGCTATGAGCAAAAATATCTTAGTTTCTCAAATGAAACAAAGGTTAAAAAGGCTGAAATTTCAATAGAGCTTGAGAGAAAACTAAAAGAGGCTTTTGTAAAAATTTATAATTGTGGTTTTGAGGGTGCTCTTATTAGGTGTGATTTTTTTGTTATAGATGAAGAGGTTTATATAAATGAGATAAACCCAAATCCAGGAAGCTTAGCAAACTATCTATTTAACGACTTTACGGCTGTTATGGACTCTTTGGCTAACTCTTTACCAAGAGAGAAAAAGATAAATATAGATTATAAATTTATAAACTCTATCACTCATTCAAAAGGCGGTAAAATTTAA
- a CDS encoding flagellar assembly protein A: protein MTQEQVQEQGVVYFSPVLLTTKTPHLEIKTLANSQGVDSKFVDYRLLDILTSYTDAEHEEPVEVKRADLDIFDDTMFYIEPSLKIEQSYYVEFYDIRQAPKVLLPKINIGVNSSLTKIVAKIHSSKDIAYVDKYDEFLYEFIAKQLISAKILVGIREGKLRAELNKISSILRIKEMIDQDVTISVTTGVEPRKPIDARVIFHYKKSSQNQNSDKVDYASRGFLQGVIAGELIIEKIKPKNGRNGRNVRGEFLEMPPVKEDGSKDINVSENIEVSESDESIKYTALKPGFVSESGGVYDIKEELEINEINFKQTGSVQTVMDANVTLMIKESDIFKDAIGTGVVVEAKEINVKGNVAANAVVVADEVSIGGQTHGKAKIKAKKAEIAVHIGLVEGDEVEIDRLEGGTVIAKKVRINSVIGGNITAEEIYIQTLGSNCTMTAAMLIDVKFLRGMNNKFIIDTSKMAGNIEDIPMQLKKIEEAEAILDKLPKKIETKKSIIDNNKSSIYTIKQKVEELQAAKIVPPVTFMKKLKEYQQLVADYNELLKELKSKKSEHQTLKEELNVMQNGIFAARVINRSNWLELNEVKFIVIDPPVDVTYMTKQNEMARVMSLERVGDDKFQIKKSNDLGDAKMDEK from the coding sequence ATGACGCAAGAACAGGTGCAAGAGCAGGGGGTAGTTTACTTCTCTCCAGTTTTACTTACGACAAAAACACCGCATTTAGAGATAAAAACACTAGCAAATTCGCAAGGCGTGGATAGTAAATTTGTAGATTATAGACTGCTTGATATTCTTACTAGCTACACCGACGCAGAGCACGAAGAGCCAGTGGAGGTTAAAAGGGCGGATCTTGATATTTTTGATGATACGATGTTTTATATTGAGCCTAGTTTAAAGATAGAGCAGAGCTATTATGTCGAGTTTTATGATATCAGACAAGCACCAAAAGTTTTACTTCCAAAGATTAATATCGGTGTAAATTCAAGCCTAACAAAAATAGTAGCAAAGATACACTCAAGTAAAGATATAGCTTACGTCGATAAATACGATGAATTTTTGTATGAGTTTATCGCCAAACAGCTAATAAGTGCTAAAATTTTAGTTGGCATAAGAGAGGGCAAACTTAGAGCTGAGCTAAATAAAATTTCATCAATTTTACGTATAAAAGAGATGATTGATCAAGATGTTACAATAAGCGTTACTACTGGCGTAGAGCCACGAAAGCCTATAGATGCGCGTGTTATTTTTCACTACAAAAAGAGCTCTCAAAACCAAAATTCTGACAAGGTTGATTACGCTAGTAGGGGATTTTTACAAGGTGTTATAGCTGGAGAACTTATAATTGAAAAGATAAAGCCAAAAAACGGCAGAAACGGCAGAAACGTTAGGGGCGAGTTTTTAGAAATGCCACCTGTTAAAGAAGATGGCTCTAAAGATATAAATGTAAGCGAAAATATCGAAGTTAGCGAGAGTGATGAGAGTATAAAATATACGGCGTTAAAACCAGGCTTTGTAAGCGAAAGTGGCGGTGTTTATGACATAAAAGAAGAACTTGAGATAAATGAGATAAATTTTAAGCAAACTGGTTCTGTTCAAACAGTTATGGACGCAAATGTAACGCTAATGATAAAAGAGTCTGATATCTTTAAAGATGCCATTGGTACTGGTGTTGTCGTTGAGGCTAAAGAGATAAATGTAAAGGGAAATGTCGCTGCAAACGCTGTTGTAGTCGCTGATGAAGTAAGCATAGGTGGACAGACTCACGGCAAGGCAAAGATAAAGGCAAAAAAGGCAGAAATAGCCGTTCATATAGGGCTTGTTGAAGGAGATGAAGTCGAGATAGATAGGCTTGAGGGTGGAACTGTTATTGCTAAAAAAGTTCGTATAAACTCAGTTATTGGTGGAAATATCACTGCTGAGGAAATTTACATACAAACGCTTGGCTCAAACTGCACGATGACAGCTGCTATGCTAATTGATGTGAAATTTTTACGCGGTATGAATAATAAATTTATCATCGATACTAGCAAAATGGCTGGTAATATCGAGGATATACCAATGCAGTTAAAAAAGATAGAGGAGGCTGAGGCTATCCTTGATAAGCTACCAAAAAAGATAGAAACAAAAAAATCGATAATAGACAACAACAAAAGCTCGATATACACGATAAAGCAAAAGGTAGAGGAGCTACAAGCTGCAAAGATAGTTCCGCCTGTAACGTTTATGAAAAAGCTAAAAGAGTATCAGCAGTTGGTGGCTGACTACAACGAGCTTTTAAAAGAGCTAAAGAGTAAAAAGTCAGAACACCAAACCCTAAAAGAGGAGTTAAATGTAATGCAAAATGGAATTTTTGCAGCTAGGGTTATAAACAGAAGCAACTGGCTTGAGCTAAATGAGGTAAAATTTATAGTTATCGATCCACCTGTTGATGTTACGTATATGACAAAACAGAATGAAATGGCACGTGTGATGAGCTTAGAGCGAGTGGGCGATGATAAATTTCAAATCAAAAAGAGCAACGACTTAGGCGATGCTAAAATGGATGAAAAATGA
- a CDS encoding type II toxin-antitoxin system Phd/YefM family antitoxin has translation MTTFSKDEIFTATEVVRNFSTILNRVGKGDLKRAVIVKNNKFESVLLNMSEYERLCEAVEILQSIYTSTKKENNG, from the coding sequence ATGACAACTTTTAGCAAAGATGAGATTTTTACAGCTACTGAGGTAGTAAGAAATTTTAGCACCATACTAAACAGAGTCGGCAAAGGCGATTTAAAACGTGCAGTTATCGTTAAAAATAATAAATTTGAATCAGTGCTTTTAAATATGAGTGAATACGAACGACTATGCGAAGCGGTCGAAATACTCCAAAGCATTTATACATCAACTAAGAAAGAGAATAATGGCTAG
- a CDS encoding alpha/beta fold hydrolase, producing MASKEIRSGLRKYKISYEMLNPDNDEIVLFLHGWGANKEIMKKAFGGYFTGYKHIYLDMPGFGDSDIFSPLYTSDYAKIVRNFIKTLPKEPSIVVGHSFGGKVATLLEPRNIVLLSSAGIPVKKRLWVRFKIAIFKFLKIFGLGKFYKIFATKDVSGMSRTMYETLKNVVNEDFSSKFANLNSRAFIFWGENDKATPLKSGEKMHELIKHSKFYPLKGDHFFFLLHAKFISEEVCRLLRGEESCIESISTKSDANEQGDESGIEFLPEEEGIEIK from the coding sequence ATGGCTAGTAAAGAGATAAGAAGCGGTTTAAGAAAATATAAAATAAGCTATGAGATGCTAAACCCAGACAATGACGAAATAGTGCTTTTTTTGCACGGCTGGGGTGCAAATAAAGAGATAATGAAAAAGGCGTTTGGTGGGTATTTTACTGGGTATAAACATATATATTTAGATATGCCAGGTTTTGGCGATAGTGATATTTTTAGTCCGCTTTATACTAGCGATTATGCAAAGATTGTAAGAAATTTCATAAAAACACTACCAAAAGAGCCAAGTATAGTAGTTGGTCATAGCTTTGGCGGGAAGGTGGCAACGCTTCTTGAGCCAAGAAATATCGTGCTTTTAAGCTCGGCAGGGATACCTGTGAAAAAAAGATTATGGGTGCGTTTTAAAATTGCTATTTTTAAATTTTTAAAGATTTTTGGACTTGGTAAATTTTATAAAATTTTTGCCACCAAAGATGTCAGCGGTATGAGTAGAACTATGTATGAAACACTAAAAAATGTCGTAAATGAAGACTTTAGCTCAAAATTTGCAAATCTAAACTCAAGGGCGTTTATATTTTGGGGAGAAAACGATAAAGCTACGCCTTTAAAAAGTGGAGAAAAGATGCACGAGCTGATAAAACATAGCAAATTTTATCCACTTAAAGGCGATCACTTCTTTTTCTTACTCCACGCAAAATTTATAAGCGAAGAGGTTTGTAGATTGCTTAGGGGTGAAGAGAGTTGCATAGAAAGTATAAGCACAAAGAGTGATGCTAATGAGCAGGGCGATGAGAGCGGTATTGAGTTTTTGCCTGAAGAAGAGGGGATAGAGATAAAATGA
- the ruvA gene encoding Holliday junction branch migration protein RuvA produces the protein MIKAIDGVITRKDPAFVILKTASGVSYGIFVSLFCSAKLESGARVELNITQIIREDANLLYGFLDLNEQKMFEMLIKLSGIGASTAMAVCSSLSSSNFMSAVINGDDETLKRVPGIGAKTARRIIAELSDAKLITEENVPNHASEAAMALEALGFKREKIVKILAECKATDTSELVKEALKKLA, from the coding sequence ATGATAAAAGCAATAGATGGCGTAATAACAAGAAAAGATCCAGCATTTGTGATTTTAAAAACAGCAAGTGGCGTTAGCTATGGAATTTTTGTATCACTTTTTTGCTCTGCAAAGCTTGAAAGTGGAGCAAGAGTGGAGCTAAATATAACTCAAATTATAAGAGAAGATGCAAATTTACTCTATGGATTTTTGGATTTAAATGAGCAAAAAATGTTTGAAATGCTAATAAAACTAAGCGGTATTGGAGCCTCAACTGCTATGGCGGTTTGCTCATCATTAAGCTCGAGCAATTTTATGAGTGCTGTTATAAATGGCGATGATGAAACGCTTAAAAGGGTACCTGGAATCGGGGCAAAAACTGCCAGACGCATAATAGCCGAGTTAAGCGACGCTAAGCTTATAACCGAAGAGAATGTGCCAAATCACGCAAGTGAGGCTGCTATGGCACTTGAAGCACTTGGATTTAAGCGTGAAAAGATAGTTAAAATTTTAGCCGAATGTAAGGCTACTGATACAAGTGAGCTCGTAAAAGAAGCTCTAAAAAAACTAGCATAA